From a single Thioalbus denitrificans genomic region:
- a CDS encoding c-type cytochrome → MHRKMTLLGLCAALATAVAGTAVAADGQALYTSKGCAACHGEAGGAPIMPIYPKLKGQNEQYLLNQMKDIKSGARANGMTAAMKPTVANVSDEEMAAIAGYLAGAQ, encoded by the coding sequence ATGCACAGGAAAATGACCCTGCTCGGCCTCTGCGCCGCGCTCGCCACCGCGGTGGCCGGCACCGCCGTCGCCGCCGACGGCCAGGCACTCTACACCTCCAAGGGCTGTGCCGCCTGCCACGGCGAAGCCGGGGGCGCGCCCATCATGCCCATCTACCCGAAGCTGAAAGGCCAGAACGAGCAGTACCTGCTCAACCAGATGAAGGACATCAAGAGCGGCGCGCGGGCCAACGGCATGACCGCCGCCATGAAACCCACCGTCGCCAACGTCAGCGACGAGGAGATGGCCGCCATCGCCGGCTACCTGGCCGGCGCCCAGTAA